Proteins encoded by one window of Antechinus flavipes isolate AdamAnt ecotype Samford, QLD, Australia chromosome 4, AdamAnt_v2, whole genome shotgun sequence:
- the RAP1A gene encoding ras-related protein Rap-1A produces the protein MREYKLVVLGSGGVGKSALTVQFVQGIFVEKYDPTIEDSYRKQVEVDCQQCMLEILDTAGTEQFTAMRDLYMKNGQGFALVYSITAQSTFNDLQDLREQILRVKDTEDVPMILVGNKCDLEDERVVGKEQGQNLARQWCNCAFLESSAKSKINVNEIFYDLVRQINRKTPVEKKKPKKKSCLLL, from the exons ATGCGTGAGTACAAGCTAGTGGTCCTTGGTTCAGGAGGCGTGGGGAAGTCTGCTTTG ACAGTACAGTTTGTCCAAGGAATCTTTGTTGAAAAATATGACCCCACAATAGAAGACTCCTACAGAAAG CAAGTTGAAGTTGATTGCCAACAGTGTATGCTTGAAATCCTCGATACAGCAGGAACA GAGCAATTTACGGCAATGAGAGATCTGTATATGAAGAATGGCCAAGGGTTTGCACTAGTATATTCTATTACAGCTCAGTCCACATTTAATGACTTACAGGACTTGAGGGAACAGATCTTACGAGTTAAAGATACAGAAGAT GTTCCAATGATTTTGGTTGGCAATAAATGTGACCTGGAAGATGAGCGAGTAGTTGGCAAAGAACAGGGTCAGAATTTAGCAAGACAGTGGTGTAACTGTGCCTTTTTAGAATCTTCTGCAAAGTCAAAGATCAACGTTAATGAG atatTTTATGACCTGGTcagacaaataaatagaaaaacaccAGTGGAAAAGAAGAAACCTAAAAAGAAATCCTGCCTGCTGCTTTAG